In the Staphylococcus sp. IVB6240 genome, one interval contains:
- a CDS encoding ABC transporter ATP-binding protein, producing MELKQISKQYNKHVVIDHIDFAFNDSRIVGLIGKNGVGKTTLMKIMNGNIVNYSGEVKVSNEDAIGYLIEHPKLYSNKTGLYNLKLFAQVLGKGYDKAYTDNIVRAFGMESYIHKKVKKYSMGMKQKLAIAVSLMNQPKFLILDEPTNGMDPDGSIDVLKTIEKLAKELDMKILISSHKLEDIELICDRAIFLRDGKFVQDMMLTGEQETSQTMIQVTHDDFEAARQYLTEHFNVIQVQKDEGVIIISQQQNYQWLLKGLSSQHIYPTYIQTRKATLRDTYFDINKRGDNA from the coding sequence ATGGAATTAAAACAAATATCGAAACAGTACAATAAACATGTTGTCATTGATCATATTGATTTTGCATTTAATGACAGTCGTATTGTTGGACTGATTGGAAAAAATGGTGTCGGTAAAACCACACTAATGAAAATAATGAATGGCAATATTGTGAATTATTCAGGAGAAGTAAAAGTTTCAAATGAAGATGCGATTGGATACTTAATCGAACATCCGAAGTTATATAGTAATAAAACTGGCCTTTATAATTTGAAATTATTTGCGCAAGTCCTTGGAAAGGGCTATGACAAAGCATATACAGATAATATTGTTAGAGCTTTCGGTATGGAATCGTATATTCATAAAAAAGTTAAGAAATATTCAATGGGAATGAAACAAAAGCTGGCGATTGCGGTTTCCCTTATGAATCAGCCTAAGTTTTTAATTTTAGATGAACCGACGAATGGCATGGATCCAGATGGTTCTATTGATGTACTTAAAACAATTGAGAAACTCGCAAAAGAATTAGACATGAAAATTTTGATTTCGAGTCACAAATTAGAAGATATTGAATTGATTTGTGATCGCGCAATCTTTCTGAGAGATGGCAAGTTTGTTCAGGATATGATGTTGACAGGTGAACAAGAGACAAGCCAAACGATGATTCAAGTTACTCATGATGATTTTGAAGCAGCCCGTCAATATTTAACAGAACATTTCAATGTGATTCAAGTACAAAAAGATGAAGGTGTTATCATTATCAGTCAACAACAGAATTATCAATGGTTATTGAAGGGCTTATCATCACAACATATTTATCCGACATATATTCAAACGCGTAAAGCAACATTAAGAGATACTTACTTTGACATTAATAAACGAGGTGACAACGCATGA
- a CDS encoding ABC-2 transporter permease, which translates to MLHLIKRNLYLHKNTLILYLILLLVYPIYQRYQPDYEMWFIPVTFIMFFIFMADSAHAFRVHKRFGSDGAYLFQHSLPVSKKQLLNAHYITIVGLTVLTVLLILLYDVNQFYIEANQVKVSFIYGFIATNLLAFLISFPTSGEQSRKQRPPMFIYILSILGFIPALMALSFVTIGLFVFDNPDYFSMDIGIYYLIFSILTAIFTYIFQMKRIHST; encoded by the coding sequence ATGCTGCACTTAATCAAGCGTAATCTATATTTGCATAAAAATACTTTGATATTATATTTGATTTTATTACTCGTTTATCCAATATATCAGCGTTATCAACCAGATTATGAGATGTGGTTTATACCTGTGACATTTATTATGTTCTTCATTTTTATGGCCGACTCAGCGCATGCATTTCGTGTGCATAAACGATTTGGAAGTGATGGTGCTTATTTGTTTCAACATAGCTTACCCGTCTCAAAGAAACAGCTATTGAATGCGCATTACATCACAATCGTGGGACTTACAGTTCTAACGGTATTATTAATACTTCTGTATGATGTCAATCAGTTTTATATTGAAGCGAATCAGGTCAAAGTCTCGTTTATATACGGATTTATCGCAACAAACCTTCTTGCGTTTCTAATCTCCTTTCCAACATCAGGGGAACAATCGCGTAAACAACGCCCTCCGATGTTCATTTATATTCTTTCAATATTGGGATTTATACCAGCATTGATGGCTTTAAGTTTTGTCACGATAGGATTATTTGTCTTTGATAATCCGGACTATTTTTCAATGGATATCGGTATTTACTATTTGATTTTTAGTATTTTAACAGCAATTTTCACATATATTTTTCAAATGAAACGTATACACAGCACTTAG
- a CDS encoding ABC transporter ATP-binding protein: protein MNEKAIELNHVRYETKHFSLEDIHFEVPKGYVTGFIGANGSGKTTTIRMIMDLLQPTSGDIKLFGQPMETDPVGIKDKIGFVYSELYLNDKWKVKKAEKLIAPFYSQWDHELFMDYLKRFELPYDKKIRELSTGMKMKLSLAIALSHHAELYIFDEPTAGLDPVVRNEILDIIQEELLDEQKSVFFSTHIISDLERIADYIVHLQDGHIIVNASKEELLETHHLVRGDSTDLDDELRQLLIHCVEKDGIYSGMTKDAQTFHELFGQRVTISPMTVEEIMVHYEQHKKGVMNHDNAH, encoded by the coding sequence ATGAATGAAAAAGCGATTGAACTCAATCATGTACGTTATGAGACGAAACATTTCTCATTAGAAGATATTCATTTTGAAGTGCCAAAAGGGTATGTGACAGGTTTTATCGGTGCGAACGGTTCAGGGAAAACGACAACGATTCGAATGATTATGGATTTATTACAGCCGACATCAGGCGATATAAAATTGTTCGGCCAACCGATGGAAACAGATCCGGTAGGTATTAAAGATAAAATCGGCTTTGTTTATTCAGAGTTGTACTTAAATGATAAATGGAAGGTTAAAAAGGCAGAGAAGTTAATTGCGCCATTTTATAGTCAATGGGATCATGAATTGTTTATGGATTATTTGAAACGCTTTGAACTGCCATATGATAAAAAAATCCGTGAGCTATCAACAGGTATGAAGATGAAGTTATCACTTGCAATTGCACTGAGTCATCATGCGGAATTGTATATATTTGACGAACCGACAGCAGGATTGGATCCCGTTGTCCGCAATGAAATTTTAGACATTATTCAAGAAGAATTGTTAGATGAACAAAAATCCGTCTTCTTCTCGACACATATCATTTCTGATTTAGAGCGTATTGCAGATTATATCGTTCACTTACAAGACGGTCATATTATTGTGAATGCCTCTAAGGAAGAACTATTAGAAACACATCATCTTGTACGAGGTGATAGTACAGATTTGGATGATGAATTGCGTCAGTTACTCATTCATTGTGTTGAAAAAGATGGAATATATAGTGGCATGACAAAAGACGCCCAAACATTCCATGAATTGTTCGGTCAACGTGTCACAATTTCACCTATGACTGTGGAAGAAATCATGGTGCATTATGAACAACACAAAAAGGGTGTGATGAATCATGATAACGCTCATTAA
- a CDS encoding GntR family transcriptional regulator, translating into MKILLQNNSASPIYEQIKQQIKEQILRGILPAGANLPSMRELAKDLSVSVITTKRAYEDLEKEGYLTSIRGKGTFVREQDTSILKEKQFIVIEELTQSLVKEAKTIGMSLSELQDIVKMLYEEEL; encoded by the coding sequence ATGAAAATATTACTGCAGAATAATAGTGCATCGCCCATATATGAACAAATCAAACAACAGATTAAAGAACAGATATTACGTGGTATACTACCAGCAGGTGCCAATCTCCCATCTATGAGAGAACTTGCGAAAGATTTAAGTGTCAGTGTCATTACAACGAAACGTGCCTATGAAGATTTGGAAAAAGAAGGCTACTTAACTTCCATTCGTGGAAAGGGCACATTTGTTAGAGAACAAGACACGTCTATTTTGAAAGAGAAACAATTTATCGTCATCGAAGAACTTACACAGTCACTCGTAAAAGAAGCAAAAACAATCGGGATGTCTTTGTCAGAACTTCAAGACATCGTCAAGATGCTATATGAGGAGGAATTATGA
- a CDS encoding aminotransferase class I/II-fold pyridoxal phosphate-dependent enzyme, with the protein MNPLALTLNEQLNENNPHLLDMMSDLGKNMYYPKGILTQSAEAKATDYNATIGMATNRDGMMYADTLYDMFNHLSPEEVFAYAPPQGLEALRDLWLKKVLADNPDLQEEQITRPIVTNALTHGLSLVGNMFVNAGDTVLLPEHTWGNYNLVYGVRHQADIQKYPIFDENGHYTTQGLVDTLASIEQDKVILVLNYPNNPTGYTPTVDEVHTIVEAVDTLGKRGVNVVTVVDDAYYGLFYEDVYTQSIFTALTNLNNPHVLPIRLDGATKEFFAWGFRVGFVTFGLSNQASKDIVEAKMKGLIRSNNSNGSTPSHSAVRYVLENPEQFNKDIQANVDTLEARYQVTKEWVYREDFQELWQPYDFNSGYFMALRVKDVNAETLRKHLIEHYSIGIVALNDTDIRIAFSCIEKEDIPHVFESIAKGIQDLQN; encoded by the coding sequence ATGAATCCTTTAGCGCTCACTCTAAACGAACAACTTAACGAAAACAATCCGCACTTACTCGATATGATGTCAGATTTAGGCAAAAATATGTACTATCCAAAAGGTATTTTAACACAATCTGCAGAAGCAAAAGCGACTGATTACAATGCGACAATTGGTATGGCAACGAACCGTGACGGTATGATGTATGCAGATACTCTATACGATATGTTCAATCACCTTTCACCTGAAGAAGTATTCGCATACGCACCGCCACAAGGTTTAGAAGCTTTACGTGACTTATGGTTGAAAAAAGTGTTAGCAGACAACCCTGACCTTCAAGAAGAACAAATCACACGTCCAATCGTTACAAATGCACTGACACATGGTTTATCACTCGTTGGCAATATGTTCGTCAATGCAGGTGACACAGTATTACTTCCTGAGCATACTTGGGGCAACTACAATCTTGTATATGGTGTCCGTCATCAAGCAGACATTCAAAAATATCCAATCTTTGATGAAAACGGTCATTACACAACACAAGGACTTGTTGATACATTAGCATCAATCGAACAAGATAAAGTCATTCTTGTCTTGAACTATCCTAACAACCCAACTGGTTATACCCCAACTGTTGACGAAGTTCACACGATTGTAGAAGCTGTCGATACACTCGGAAAACGTGGTGTTAATGTAGTGACTGTTGTAGACGATGCTTACTATGGACTATTTTATGAAGACGTCTATACACAATCTATTTTCACAGCGCTTACAAACTTAAATAACCCGCATGTATTACCAATTCGTCTTGATGGCGCAACAAAAGAATTTTTCGCTTGGGGCTTCCGTGTTGGGTTTGTCACATTTGGCTTATCTAATCAAGCGTCTAAAGATATTGTGGAAGCAAAAATGAAAGGTCTTATCCGCAGTAATAACTCAAATGGGTCAACACCTTCTCATTCTGCAGTACGTTATGTACTTGAAAATCCAGAACAGTTTAATAAAGATATTCAAGCAAACGTTGATACGTTAGAAGCACGTTATCAAGTGACAAAAGAATGGGTCTATCGTGAAGACTTCCAAGAGTTATGGCAACCGTACGACTTTAACTCTGGTTACTTCATGGCATTACGTGTAAAAGATGTGAATGCTGAAACATTGCGCAAACATTTAATTGAACACTACTCAATTGGTATTGTCGCATTGAATGACACAGATATCCGTATTGCTTTCAGCTGTATTGAAAAAGAAGACATCCCACATGTATTCGAAAGTATTGCCAAAGGAATTCAAGACTTACAGAACTAA
- a CDS encoding methylated-DNA--[protein]-cysteine S-methyltransferase, producing the protein MYLYYQHIQTPLGRMTAVVNDKALLSLSFTDSNDYQTAWEKLKKQGTLIQISTHPIINQIALELEAYFHGACQEFKTPVAYVIGTPFQQDVWRALKALSYGDQVTYGNIAEAIGKPKSVRAVATAIGMNPLSIIVPCHRVLRKDGRLGGFNSGLHRKKYLLALEDGQWKE; encoded by the coding sequence ATGTATTTGTATTATCAACATATCCAAACACCTTTAGGTCGCATGACAGCCGTTGTGAATGATAAAGCATTATTGAGCTTATCATTTACTGATTCTAACGACTATCAGACAGCCTGGGAGAAGTTAAAAAAACAAGGGACTTTAATTCAAATTTCTACACATCCGATCATCAACCAGATTGCCCTTGAATTAGAAGCCTATTTTCATGGGGCTTGTCAGGAATTCAAAACACCTGTGGCATATGTGATTGGCACACCTTTCCAGCAAGACGTTTGGCGTGCATTAAAAGCATTGTCATATGGTGATCAAGTTACATATGGCAACATTGCTGAGGCGATTGGTAAGCCAAAAAGCGTCCGTGCAGTTGCCACTGCGATTGGGATGAATCCCCTATCTATTATCGTGCCATGCCATCGTGTGTTGAGAAAGGATGGACGTCTCGGTGGTTTTAATAGTGGCCTTCATCGTAAAAAATATTTACTTGCATTAGAAGATGGTCAGTGGAAAGAATAA
- a CDS encoding glycosyltransferase family 2 protein yields MTKKLSIIIPLFNRETVIQRLLQKIQHQTFDLNQVEVIICDDASTDHSVEVVHSFRDHIPNLIILESPSNSGGASVSRNRGLDVATGEWILFIDSDDYITEHTLSDAFTAIMTYHDDMVCLPYFRGKNSTRPISRSAFSYQQTVGHLQFENTKLHNSLNIIGKFIKRDIIESNNIRFPVGIKVREDNWFSMQVYSVVNGITILGNERNYYFTEQQDDVALTRHTKTPPRDAVKIFIAVYDFIMQHPDISHTRKITLLTIFLNRYTNMIQRGQYAPVRFFDHTKDTLKEIHVHHDVSADTVSFINRLFSGDYDQYRV; encoded by the coding sequence ATGACTAAAAAATTATCTATTATTATTCCACTGTTCAATCGTGAAACCGTCATTCAACGTTTACTACAAAAGATTCAACATCAAACATTCGACTTAAACCAAGTAGAAGTGATTATTTGTGATGATGCTTCGACAGACCATTCTGTTGAAGTTGTACATTCATTTAGAGATCATATACCAAACTTAATCATACTTGAAAGTCCATCCAATTCTGGTGGTGCATCTGTGTCAAGAAATCGAGGATTAGATGTAGCTACAGGCGAGTGGATTTTATTTATTGATTCTGATGACTACATTACAGAACATACATTATCAGATGCTTTTACAGCTATTATGACTTATCACGATGATATGGTCTGTTTGCCATATTTCAGAGGTAAAAACAGTACAAGACCTATCAGTCGGTCTGCTTTTTCATATCAACAGACAGTCGGTCATTTACAATTTGAAAATACGAAGCTACACAATTCTTTAAATATTATTGGTAAGTTTATAAAAAGAGACATCATTGAATCAAACAATATTCGGTTTCCTGTTGGTATTAAAGTGCGTGAAGACAATTGGTTCTCCATGCAAGTGTACAGTGTCGTAAACGGCATTACGATTCTTGGCAACGAGCGCAACTATTACTTTACAGAACAACAGGATGACGTCGCATTAACGCGTCATACTAAAACACCACCAAGAGATGCTGTTAAAATTTTTATTGCCGTATATGACTTTATTATGCAACACCCTGATATTTCACATACTCGAAAAATCACATTGTTAACCATCTTTTTAAATCGGTATACAAATATGATCCAACGTGGACAATATGCGCCTGTAAGATTCTTTGATCATACAAAGGATACATTAAAAGAAATTCACGTACATCATGACGTCTCTGCTGATACAGTATCATTTATCAATCGTCTTTTTTCAGGTGATTACGATCAATATCGTGTATAA
- a CDS encoding MetQ/NlpA family ABC transporter substrate-binding protein, protein MKKNILLLLTLVVSVVLVACGNGEKDKKEITVATSPGPYSELFLKGIKPELEDKGYTVKDKSFSELLQADVALQEGSVDVNVDQHKAYMDTFNKERDAKLTNITKIPTVPAQIFSNRNDDLDSVKPGDTIAIPQDPSNAARAFRLLEKAGWIQLDADKNDIKITEKDIAENPKNLKIKTMDSANIPRILDEVDYAVIPGSIVYASKVDPAKGLLKEDLVDDLYLQVVVNNKNKDEQWVKDIKEAYQSKGFKKVLAEENKDDYWKVP, encoded by the coding sequence ATGAAGAAAAATATCTTATTGCTTTTGACGCTCGTCGTATCAGTTGTATTGGTCGCATGTGGGAACGGGGAAAAAGACAAAAAAGAAATTACAGTGGCAACATCACCAGGGCCATATAGTGAACTATTCTTAAAAGGGATTAAGCCAGAATTAGAAGATAAAGGCTATACTGTGAAGGATAAAAGTTTCTCTGAATTACTACAAGCAGATGTGGCATTACAAGAAGGCAGTGTTGATGTGAATGTTGATCAGCATAAGGCTTATATGGATACGTTTAATAAAGAAAGAGATGCAAAACTTACAAATATCACTAAAATTCCAACCGTACCTGCACAAATTTTTTCAAATAGAAATGATGATCTTGATAGTGTGAAGCCAGGAGATACCATTGCAATCCCACAAGATCCATCTAACGCAGCGAGAGCTTTTAGATTATTAGAAAAAGCAGGATGGATTCAATTAGACGCAGATAAAAATGATATTAAAATTACTGAAAAAGACATTGCTGAAAACCCAAAAAACTTAAAGATTAAGACAATGGATTCAGCAAATATTCCTAGAATTTTAGATGAAGTCGATTATGCAGTGATTCCAGGTTCTATAGTCTATGCTTCTAAAGTAGACCCGGCGAAAGGCTTATTAAAAGAAGACTTAGTCGACGATTTATATCTGCAAGTTGTTGTGAATAATAAGAATAAAGATGAGCAATGGGTGAAAGATATTAAAGAAGCCTATCAATCAAAAGGATTTAAAAAAGTATTAGCTGAAGAAAATAAAGATGATTATTGGAAAGTACCTTAA